The Marivivens sp. LCG002 genome contains a region encoding:
- the proB gene encoding glutamate 5-kinase, which translates to MATLSEAKRLVVKIGSALLVNRDTGALRQDWLVSLAEDVARIRARGTDVVLVSSGSIALGRGVLGLPKGNLALEQSQAAAAVGQIRLARAYEEVLAPLGIVTGQVLVTLEDSADRRRYLNSRATMETLLSLGVTPIVNENDTIATDEIRYGDNDRLAAQVAVTVGADQLILLSDVDGFYSGNPNIDPTAKRFDVVERLTPEIEAMAGEGVSGLSKGGMITKLLAARMATDAGCDMAITLGSTINPLTALENGANCTWFKAHVDPKDARKSWIGSMKPKGSVHLDAGAMTALQNGKSLLPAGVTSVQGQFGRGDPIEILGTQGEHLGIGLARYTAAEARLIMGRRSAEIESILGYEGRAALIHRDDMVI; encoded by the coding sequence TTGGCGACCCTAAGTGAAGCCAAACGGCTTGTTGTCAAAATCGGTTCGGCGCTTCTTGTAAATCGTGACACCGGCGCATTGCGTCAGGACTGGCTTGTGTCGTTGGCCGAGGATGTGGCGCGGATCAGGGCGCGTGGCACCGATGTCGTCCTTGTGTCGTCGGGGTCGATTGCCCTTGGTCGCGGTGTTCTGGGGCTCCCCAAGGGGAACCTTGCGCTTGAACAATCGCAAGCGGCTGCGGCTGTCGGTCAAATCCGGCTTGCGCGGGCCTATGAAGAGGTGCTCGCCCCGCTCGGGATCGTCACGGGACAGGTGCTTGTCACGCTCGAAGATAGCGCGGACCGCCGCCGCTATCTCAATTCGCGCGCCACGATGGAAACGCTTTTGTCGCTCGGCGTTACGCCGATCGTGAACGAAAACGACACCATCGCGACCGATGAGATCCGCTATGGCGACAACGACAGGCTTGCCGCTCAGGTGGCCGTGACCGTCGGGGCGGATCAGCTCATTCTTCTGTCGGATGTCGACGGTTTTTACAGTGGCAATCCGAACATCGACCCCACCGCCAAGCGTTTCGACGTGGTCGAGCGTTTGACCCCCGAAATCGAAGCTATGGCAGGAGAGGGCGTTTCGGGCCTCTCCAAGGGCGGGATGATCACCAAACTTCTTGCTGCGCGGATGGCGACGGACGCGGGTTGCGATATGGCGATCACATTAGGATCGACCATTAACCCTTTGACTGCGCTTGAAAACGGTGCGAACTGCACGTGGTTCAAAGCGCATGTCGACCCCAAAGATGCCCGCAAAAGCTGGATCGGCTCGATGAAGCCCAAGGGCAGCGTTCACCTTGATGCGGGCGCGATGACCGCGCTCCAGAACGGCAAGAGCCTCTTGCCTGCGGGGGTGACCTCGGTTCAGGGGCAATTCGGGCGCGGTGATCCGATTGAAATTCTCGGGACCCAAGGCGAGCATTTGGGCATCGGCCTTGCCCGCTATACCGCCGCCGAGGCGCGATTGATCATGGGGCGCCGCTCTGCCGAGATCGAAAGCATTTTAGGTTACGAAGGTCGAGCCGCGCTCATCCATCGTGACGACATGGTTATTTAA
- a CDS encoding thiamine phosphate synthase, whose amino-acid sequence MASDAVDLPQLYLITPSDFELSTFSNDLAACLDATEIACVRLSLATRDEDRLSRAADALREITHARDIALVIDDHVAMVERLGLDGVHLTDGARSVGKVRKTLGEDAIVGAYCGNSRHDGMTAGELNADYVSFGPLAKTALGHTEPAELELFQWWSMMIEVPCVAEGALSLDLVRQLSQHTDFFGFGDEIWKTDSPAQTLLAFRKAMEG is encoded by the coding sequence ATGGCAAGCGATGCAGTAGACCTTCCGCAACTCTATCTGATCACCCCTTCGGATTTCGAACTTTCCACATTCAGCAATGATCTTGCCGCCTGTCTTGATGCGACCGAGATCGCTTGCGTGCGTCTCTCGCTTGCGACGCGCGACGAAGACCGTCTGTCGCGTGCAGCCGATGCGCTCCGCGAAATCACCCATGCGCGCGATATCGCACTGGTGATCGACGATCATGTGGCGATGGTCGAGCGTCTTGGTCTCGACGGTGTGCATCTGACCGACGGAGCACGCTCGGTTGGCAAGGTCCGCAAAACACTTGGCGAGGATGCCATCGTCGGCGCCTATTGCGGCAATTCGCGCCACGACGGCATGACCGCAGGGGAGTTGAACGCCGATTACGTAAGCTTCGGCCCACTTGCGAAAACTGCGCTTGGTCACACAGAGCCCGCAGAGCTCGAGCTTTTCCAATGGTGGTCGATGATGATCGAAGTGCCCTGCGTGGCCGAAGGCGCTCTGTCTCTCGATCTCGTCCGTCAGCTGTCCCAGCACACCGATTTCTTCGGGTTTGGCGACGAAATCTGGAAGACCGACAGCCCAGCCCAGACGCTTCTTGCCTTCCGCAAGGCGATGGAAGGTTAA
- the obgE gene encoding GTPase ObgE — protein sequence MKFLDLAKVYIRSGAGGNGCVSFRKEKFIEFGGPDGGDGGHGGDVIAEAVDGLNTLIDFRYQQHFFAENGRPGMGNGRTGPSGDDIILRVPVGTEIIDEDEETVIADLTEVGQRIVLAKGGNGGWGNLHFKSATNQAPRRANPGQDAIERTIWLRLKLIADAGLLGLPNAGKSTFLAATSNARPKIADYPFTTLVPNLGVVAVDGHEFVVADIPGLIEGASEGRGLGDMFLGHVERCAVLLHLVDGTSGDPVGDYETIIGELEAYGGDLADKPRVTVLNKIDTLDDEERAFLKSELEEATGETVLLMSGATSEGVTDVLRALRREIEAGRAAERGGDEEDAPWRP from the coding sequence ATGAAGTTCCTTGATCTGGCAAAAGTTTACATTCGCTCCGGCGCGGGCGGGAACGGATGTGTGTCCTTCCGAAAAGAAAAGTTCATCGAGTTCGGCGGCCCAGACGGCGGCGACGGCGGCCACGGCGGTGATGTGATCGCTGAAGCGGTCGACGGATTGAACACGCTGATCGATTTTCGCTATCAACAGCACTTCTTTGCCGAGAACGGACGCCCTGGTATGGGCAACGGTCGGACGGGTCCCAGCGGGGATGACATCATCCTGCGCGTTCCCGTCGGCACAGAGATCATCGACGAGGACGAGGAAACCGTCATCGCCGACCTGACCGAGGTCGGTCAGCGGATCGTTCTGGCCAAGGGTGGCAACGGCGGATGGGGCAACTTGCACTTCAAAAGCGCCACGAACCAGGCGCCGCGCCGCGCCAACCCCGGTCAGGACGCAATCGAGCGGACCATCTGGCTCCGGCTCAAGCTGATTGCCGATGCGGGTCTTCTCGGGCTCCCGAATGCGGGCAAGTCGACCTTCCTTGCCGCGACCTCCAACGCACGTCCCAAGATCGCCGATTACCCCTTTACCACGCTCGTTCCCAATCTCGGGGTCGTCGCGGTCGATGGTCATGAATTCGTTGTCGCAGATATTCCCGGTCTTATCGAAGGCGCCTCCGAAGGGCGCGGTCTTGGCGATATGTTCCTCGGGCACGTAGAGCGTTGCGCCGTGCTTTTGCATCTTGTGGATGGAACCTCCGGTGATCCGGTGGGCGACTATGAGACCATCATCGGCGAGCTTGAGGCCTATGGTGGCGATCTCGCCGACAAGCCGCGCGTCACCGTGCTGAACAAGATCGACACGCTTGACGATGAAGAGCGCGCCTTCCTCAAATCCGAACTGGAAGAGGCGACAGGCGAGACAGTGCTTTTGATGTCGGGCGCGACGAGTGAAGGCGTCACCGATGTGTTGCGCGCTCTGCGCCGCGAAATCGAAGCGGGCCGCGCCGCCGAACGTGGAGGCGATGAGGAGGATGCGCCTTGGCGACCCTAA
- a CDS encoding histidine phosphotransferase family protein, translating into MYEDTLAALIGSRICHDLVSPLGAIGNGVELLGMTGASSGPEMDLITQSVQHANAKLSFFRLAFGAHGETLIKPADMRKIIADYTQGTKNDVTWAIDTPLTRSQSRLALLGVLCLETALPFGGKIEVSLSGDVFCLYAKSERLLWDDALWKRLYTRDVTGLCAAQVQFGLLAKGLPELGRHATIVGNETERVLRLAPA; encoded by the coding sequence ATGTATGAAGACACATTAGCAGCCTTGATCGGGTCGCGCATCTGTCATGACCTTGTCAGCCCCCTTGGCGCGATCGGCAACGGGGTCGAGCTTTTGGGCATGACGGGTGCCTCTTCGGGTCCTGAAATGGACCTCATCACGCAAAGTGTCCAGCACGCAAATGCGAAACTGTCGTTCTTTCGGCTTGCCTTCGGTGCCCATGGCGAGACTTTGATCAAGCCTGCGGATATGCGCAAGATCATTGCCGATTACACCCAAGGCACCAAGAACGATGTGACTTGGGCCATCGACACTCCGCTGACCCGATCACAAAGCCGACTTGCTCTCTTGGGGGTTCTTTGTCTTGAAACCGCGCTGCCTTTTGGAGGCAAGATCGAGGTGAGCCTGTCGGGAGACGTGTTCTGTCTTTATGCCAAGAGCGAGCGGCTTCTTTGGGACGATGCACTCTGGAAGCGGCTCTACACGCGCGATGTGACGGGGCTCTGCGCTGCGCAGGTGCAATTCGGGCTTTTGGCCAAGGGGCTGCCAGAACTCGGACGCCATGCCACGATTGTCGGCAACGAGACAGAGCGCGTGCTCCGTCTCGCTCCTGCCTGA
- a CDS encoding DUF6538 domain-containing protein — protein MSLLIRNNVYYLRRHVPTQYQSIERRKEVWISLKTDSLKEAQAKEPIVWEKMIRGWEALLQGNSADAYERFAGAKSLANNHGFDYLPAKQVAELPIFDLLKRIDVVKRGGDHLAPAILGAYEAPSLTISGALEEYLKITPDLILGKSEDQKRKWANPRKKAISNFIDVVGDIELSKLNRTHMMQFRDWWAGRIQTENMTPNSANKDFVHLVGILKKVNDLQGLGLDLPINGLKLKERPKAERLPFSDEWIKNRLMPEDALRGLNAEARAIFLGMINTGYRPSEAAGLTPERIRLNHETPHILIAPEPGRQLKNNTSRRVIPLVGISLKAFSDFPNGFPHYRERTSSLSGTLNKFLRENNLFESDNQVVYSLRHSFEDRMIRAGIDERVRRELMGHSLGRQKYGQAGGLEFIASELSKIAL, from the coding sequence ATGTCTCTTCTTATCCGCAACAATGTTTATTATCTTCGTCGTCACGTTCCAACTCAGTATCAGTCCATTGAGCGGCGAAAAGAGGTTTGGATTTCACTAAAGACTGACTCGCTCAAAGAAGCCCAAGCTAAAGAACCTATAGTCTGGGAAAAAATGATCAGAGGATGGGAGGCGTTGCTGCAAGGCAATAGCGCAGATGCCTACGAACGGTTTGCTGGCGCCAAATCACTCGCAAACAATCATGGCTTCGATTACCTACCCGCGAAACAGGTCGCAGAACTTCCAATCTTCGACCTCCTGAAACGCATCGATGTCGTTAAAAGAGGCGGTGACCACTTGGCGCCCGCCATCCTCGGTGCATATGAGGCCCCCTCCCTAACGATCTCAGGCGCACTTGAAGAATACTTGAAAATCACGCCTGACTTGATCCTCGGAAAAAGCGAAGACCAAAAGCGTAAGTGGGCTAATCCGCGCAAGAAAGCCATCAGTAATTTCATCGACGTCGTAGGTGATATTGAACTCTCAAAGTTGAACCGCACACATATGATGCAGTTCCGCGACTGGTGGGCTGGGAGAATACAAACAGAAAATATGACACCTAACTCAGCGAACAAAGATTTCGTGCACTTGGTTGGCATACTGAAAAAAGTAAATGACCTTCAAGGACTAGGACTAGATCTCCCAATCAACGGCTTGAAGTTGAAGGAAAGACCAAAAGCAGAGCGACTACCGTTCTCCGATGAGTGGATCAAAAACCGTTTGATGCCAGAAGATGCCCTCCGGGGCCTCAACGCGGAAGCAAGAGCAATATTTTTGGGAATGATCAACACCGGTTACCGTCCGAGTGAGGCAGCAGGCCTAACGCCAGAGCGCATTCGCCTCAACCATGAAACTCCTCATATTCTCATCGCTCCAGAGCCGGGCAGGCAGTTAAAGAACAATACCTCTCGCCGTGTGATACCGCTGGTCGGGATCTCATTGAAAGCATTTAGTGATTTCCCAAATGGTTTCCCTCATTATCGAGAACGCACTTCATCTCTATCTGGCACACTCAATAAATTCCTTAGAGAGAATAATTTATTCGAATCCGATAACCAAGTGGTCTACAGCTTACGTCACAGTTTTGAAGATCGGATGATACGAGCGGGTATCGACGAAAGAGTGCGCCGTGAACTCATGGGGCACTCGCTTGGCCGACAAAAATACGGCCAAGCAGGCGGATTAGAATTTATAGCAAGCGAACTTAGCAAGATCGCTCTCTAG
- a CDS encoding RNA methyltransferase, with the protein MPTGLPQPAFVLIRPQMGENIGAAARGMWNFGLDRMRITSPRDGWPNSRAVAMASGAGRLLDEAQLYETTAEAVADCTYVYATTARPRGLTKPVLSPEAAMKEAAEKIAAGGKVAVMFGPERAGMENDDIALANAIINVPVNPEFSSLNLGQCVLLSAYEWRRASTEIVHERMEMGGEWAEQHEVERLAEHYEERLEEAGFFFPEQKAAHMKQNLRNLWSRMPFTRADVQMMHGIMRQMVRWKDRG; encoded by the coding sequence ATGCCGACTGGATTGCCCCAACCTGCCTTTGTTCTCATTCGCCCGCAGATGGGCGAAAACATCGGAGCCGCCGCGCGCGGAATGTGGAACTTCGGCCTTGACCGGATGCGGATCACAAGCCCGCGAGACGGCTGGCCCAATTCGCGCGCCGTTGCGATGGCGTCGGGGGCAGGGCGGCTCTTGGACGAAGCGCAGCTTTACGAGACGACCGCCGAGGCGGTGGCCGATTGCACCTATGTCTATGCGACAACGGCGCGTCCGCGCGGGCTTACCAAACCTGTGCTTTCGCCCGAAGCGGCGATGAAAGAAGCCGCTGAGAAAATCGCGGCAGGCGGTAAAGTCGCCGTGATGTTCGGACCAGAGCGCGCGGGCATGGAAAACGACGATATCGCGCTGGCCAATGCCATTATCAACGTCCCCGTGAACCCCGAGTTTTCGTCACTCAACCTTGGTCAATGCGTGCTTCTGAGCGCCTATGAATGGCGCCGCGCCAGCACCGAAATCGTGCACGAGCGCATGGAAATGGGCGGGGAATGGGCCGAACAGCACGAAGTCGAGCGTCTGGCGGAACATTATGAAGAGCGGCTCGAAGAGGCGGGCTTCTTCTTTCCCGAACAAAAAGCCGCCCATATGAAGCAGAACCTGCGCAATCTCTGGAGCCGCATGCCCTTTACCCGCGCGGATGTTCAGATGATGCACGGAATAATGCGACAGATGGTCCGCTGGAAAGATCGCGGCTGA
- a CDS encoding DUF3553 domain-containing protein: MKELNSILEPGMLVRHPDCPEWGVGQVQSNINGRITVNFPDEGKVVIDGSRVMLMIVRL, translated from the coding sequence ATGAAAGAGCTGAATTCGATCCTCGAGCCGGGTATGTTGGTGCGCCATCCCGATTGTCCCGAATGGGGCGTGGGACAGGTCCAATCCAATATCAATGGCCGTATCACCGTGAACTTTCCCGATGAGGGTAAAGTGGTGATTGATGGGTCTCGGGTCATGCTCATGATCGTTCGTCTGTAA
- a CDS encoding lysophospholipid acyltransferase family protein: MSMTWRPGDEPEHKPISLMGWVRVLYRGIPLGILVFGCLILLLLVRLIERPLFGVKRPLTPYITQFVCLNAFRILGIGYHSQGTPMTGPGAVVANHSSWLDIFALNGRKRIYFVSKAEVAKWPGIGWLARATGTVFIRRDPREAAKHIQIFKERLTAGHKLLFFPEGTSTDGRRVLPFKPTLFAAFFDEALRDTLAIQPVSVIYRAAEGEDPRQYGWWGDMDFGTHLLETLSAAKQGSVTLVYHAPVNVADYKDRKVLARDLETAVRSSLEEAGVLTA; this comes from the coding sequence ATGAGCATGACATGGAGACCGGGAGATGAACCCGAACACAAGCCGATCAGCCTGATGGGCTGGGTGCGTGTGCTCTATCGGGGGATTCCGCTCGGGATTTTGGTGTTCGGCTGCCTGATCCTCTTGCTTCTTGTGCGTCTGATCGAACGCCCCCTGTTCGGGGTCAAGCGCCCCTTGACCCCCTATATCACCCAGTTTGTGTGCCTGAATGCCTTTCGCATTCTCGGGATCGGCTATCATTCCCAAGGCACGCCGATGACGGGCCCGGGGGCAGTGGTGGCGAACCATTCAAGTTGGCTCGATATTTTTGCGCTCAATGGTCGCAAGCGGATCTACTTCGTGTCCAAGGCCGAAGTCGCGAAATGGCCGGGGATCGGGTGGCTTGCGCGGGCGACGGGCACGGTCTTTATCCGCCGCGACCCGCGCGAAGCGGCCAAGCATATCCAGATTTTCAAAGAACGTTTAACCGCGGGTCATAAGCTCTTGTTTTTCCCCGAAGGCACATCGACCGATGGCCGCCGTGTCCTGCCCTTCAAGCCGACGCTCTTTGCGGCGTTCTTCGACGAGGCGCTGCGCGATACGCTCGCCATCCAGCCTGTTTCGGTGATTTATCGTGCAGCAGAGGGAGAGGACCCCCGCCAATACGGCTGGTGGGGCGACATGGATTTCGGCACCCATCTTTTGGAAACGCTGTCCGCTGCGAAACAGGGCAGCGTGACACTGGTCTATCATGCCCCCGTCAATGTCGCCGATTACAAGGACCGCAAGGTCCTTGCGCGGGATCTGGAAACGGCGGTGCGGTCGAGCCTTGAAGAGGCGGGTGTTCTGACCGCTTAA
- a CDS encoding glutamate-5-semialdehyde dehydrogenase: protein MTDAIDISEMMRDLGSRARTAATVLATASAERKHAALIGAAEAVWKGRYDIIEANLKDLEFGKGKGLSDAMMDRLMLDEDRIRGIVDGLRAVAELRDPVGEVIADWDRPTGLNIQRVRTPLGVIGVIYESRPNVTADAAALCLKAGNAVILRGGSESFHSSRAIHACIVDGLVKANLPADSVQLVPTRDRAAVQAMLHAVEYIDVIVPRGGKGLVGLVQSEARVPVFAHLEGIVHVYVDASADAEKAMKVVLNAKTRRTGICGAAECLLLDHKIAQSLGADLVKALMDKGVRVHAGEGLVGTDVATEDDWGREYLDMDIAAKIVDGIDGAIAHIRTYSSNHTDCVIAEDPAVVARFFNEIDSAILMHNASTQFADGGEFGMGAEIGIATGKMHARGPVGVEQLTSFKYLVRGNGTIRS from the coding sequence ATGACGGACGCGATCGATATTTCCGAAATGATGCGTGATCTGGGGTCGCGGGCGCGCACCGCCGCGACGGTTCTTGCGACCGCGAGTGCCGAGCGCAAACATGCCGCTCTCATCGGTGCGGCCGAGGCCGTCTGGAAAGGCCGATACGATATCATCGAAGCCAACCTCAAGGATCTTGAGTTCGGCAAAGGCAAAGGCCTCAGCGACGCGATGATGGACCGCCTGATGCTTGACGAAGACCGTATTCGCGGCATCGTCGACGGTCTTCGTGCCGTGGCCGAACTGCGTGATCCTGTTGGCGAAGTCATTGCCGATTGGGACCGTCCGACTGGGCTCAACATCCAGCGTGTGCGCACGCCGTTGGGCGTGATCGGCGTGATCTACGAAAGCCGCCCGAACGTGACCGCCGATGCCGCTGCGCTTTGCCTCAAGGCGGGGAACGCGGTGATCCTGCGCGGCGGCTCCGAGAGCTTCCACTCCTCGCGCGCGATCCACGCCTGTATCGTCGACGGTTTGGTCAAAGCCAATTTGCCCGCCGATAGTGTGCAGCTTGTCCCCACCCGTGACCGCGCCGCCGTTCAGGCGATGCTTCACGCGGTCGAGTATATCGATGTGATCGTACCCCGTGGCGGTAAGGGACTGGTCGGGCTGGTGCAGAGCGAAGCCCGCGTTCCTGTGTTCGCGCATCTCGAAGGCATTGTGCACGTCTATGTCGACGCTTCGGCCGACGCGGAAAAGGCGATGAAGGTCGTGCTCAACGCCAAGACCCGCCGCACAGGGATTTGCGGCGCAGCCGAGTGTCTCTTGCTCGATCACAAAATTGCCCAAAGCCTTGGTGCGGATTTGGTCAAGGCCTTGATGGACAAGGGCGTTCGCGTTCACGCCGGCGAAGGGCTTGTCGGGACCGATGTCGCAACCGAGGACGATTGGGGCCGCGAATATCTCGATATGGATATCGCCGCCAAGATCGTCGACGGGATCGACGGAGCGATTGCCCATATCCGCACATACAGCTCCAATCATACCGATTGCGTGATTGCCGAAGATCCCGCCGTCGTCGCGCGGTTCTTCAACGAGATCGACAGCGCGATTCTGATGCACAACGCTTCGACCCAGTTCGCCGATGGCGGTGAATTCGGTATGGGCGCTGAAATCGGCATCGCGACGGGTAAAATGCATGCACGTGGCCCCGTGGGTGTCGAACAGCTGACCAGCTTCAAATACCTCGTGCGCGGGAACGGCACGATCCGCAGCTAA
- a CDS encoding GNAT family N-acetyltransferase, which produces MPLTQPEFTVSFAQTEDEHLEALRLRYDVFVREFGTAGQGVDHQARIESDAFDAHALHLLLKDRGRVVGVYRLLDEARAKAAGGFYSEAEFDLGPLLSSGRKLLELGRSCLHPDYRGGQAMLLLWSAVSDHVIATKTEILFGTASFQGTDTKAIGPSLALLSENHRAPPDLRAVAVGPDALAYSDITMPVEDRRAAMLKVPSLIKAYLRLGGFVGDGAFVDHAFNSTDVLLILDVARMTESQRAVYSKRTPA; this is translated from the coding sequence ATGCCCCTGACCCAACCCGAATTCACCGTGTCCTTTGCCCAGACCGAGGACGAGCATCTGGAAGCGCTGAGGCTGCGCTATGATGTCTTTGTGCGCGAATTCGGGACTGCGGGTCAGGGGGTCGATCATCAGGCACGCATCGAAAGCGACGCATTCGACGCCCACGCGCTCCACCTTCTTCTTAAGGATCGGGGCAGGGTAGTCGGTGTCTATCGTCTCTTGGACGAGGCACGGGCCAAGGCTGCGGGCGGGTTTTACTCGGAGGCCGAGTTCGATCTGGGCCCGCTTTTGTCCTCTGGGCGCAAGCTGCTCGAATTGGGGCGCTCGTGCCTTCATCCCGACTATCGGGGCGGACAGGCAATGCTTTTGCTTTGGTCCGCCGTTTCGGATCATGTCATCGCAACCAAGACGGAAATCCTGTTCGGCACGGCCTCTTTCCAAGGGACGGACACCAAAGCCATCGGGCCTTCTCTTGCGCTCTTGAGCGAAAATCACCGCGCGCCGCCCGATCTGCGCGCTGTGGCTGTCGGACCCGACGCGCTTGCCTATTCCGACATTACAATGCCTGTTGAAGATCGCCGTGCGGCCATGCTCAAGGTTCCTTCTTTGATCAAGGCCTATCTTCGGCTCGGTGGATTTGTCGGGGACGGCGCCTTTGTTGACCATGCGTTCAACTCGACGGATGTTCTCCTCATTCTGGATGTCGCCCGAATGACTGAAAGCCAGCGCGCAGTTTACAGCAAAAGGACCCCAGCATGA
- a CDS encoding DUF2059 domain-containing protein → MMNAIRAVAFSCAAAMPAAAEVQPAEMEELFALLGQDQIVEVMRQESFAYGENIAEMFFGAGDAAWDAQLEAIYRADWMREQLISGFARELDGEDLGAITAYFETDPGARIVELEVAARTAMLDDAVSDAAKASGAEALADPSAKMRLIQEFVEVNDLIEMNVVGGMNGNYAFFMGLLDNGAFEGQTTADTLLSDVANQEAEIRASTTEWIYGFLNLAYSPLSEADLENYIAFSRTEAGRALNKALFVAYDDLFNALNRAVGAAAAARMKQSEL, encoded by the coding sequence ATGATGAATGCTATAAGAGCCGTTGCTTTTTCCTGCGCCGCGGCAATGCCGGCCGCCGCCGAAGTGCAGCCCGCTGAGATGGAAGAACTCTTTGCGCTTCTCGGGCAGGACCAGATCGTCGAGGTGATGCGTCAGGAAAGCTTTGCCTATGGCGAGAATATCGCCGAGATGTTCTTTGGCGCGGGCGATGCGGCTTGGGACGCGCAGTTGGAGGCGATCTATCGCGCCGACTGGATGCGTGAACAGTTGATTTCGGGCTTTGCCCGTGAACTCGACGGCGAAGATCTCGGTGCAATCACGGCCTATTTCGAAACCGATCCGGGCGCGCGGATTGTCGAACTCGAGGTCGCGGCGCGCACGGCAATGCTTGATGATGCGGTCTCGGACGCGGCCAAGGCCTCGGGGGCCGAGGCTCTTGCCGATCCTTCCGCCAAGATGCGCCTCATTCAGGAGTTCGTCGAAGTAAACGACCTGATCGAAATGAATGTGGTCGGCGGCATGAACGGGAATTATGCCTTCTTTATGGGGCTCCTCGACAATGGCGCATTCGAAGGCCAGACCACGGCCGACACACTCCTGAGCGATGTTGCCAATCAGGAGGCCGAAATCCGCGCCTCGACGACCGAATGGATTTATGGGTTCCTCAACCTTGCCTACAGCCCGTTGTCCGAAGCCGATCTTGAAAATTACATCGCCTTTAGCCGAACCGAGGCGGGCAGGGCGCTCAACAAGGCGCTGTTCGTCGCCTATGACGATCTCTTCAATGCGCTCAATCGTGCGGTCGGGGCGGCAGCAGCGGCGCGGATGAAACAATCCGAGCTCTAG
- the rpmA gene encoding 50S ribosomal protein L27 encodes MAHKKAGGSSRNGRDSAGRRLGVKKFGGEVVVAGNIIVRQRGTKVWAGQNVGMGKDHTLFATANGAVKFHTGLKGRTFISVLPVAEAAE; translated from the coding sequence ATGGCACACAAGAAAGCAGGCGGTTCATCCCGTAACGGTCGTGACTCCGCTGGTCGTCGTCTCGGCGTTAAGAAGTTCGGTGGCGAAGTTGTTGTTGCTGGCAACATCATCGTTCGTCAGCGCGGCACCAAAGTCTGGGCTGGTCAGAACGTAGGCATGGGCAAAGATCACACGCTCTTTGCGACTGCCAACGGCGCTGTAAAGTTCCACACCGGCCTCAAGGGCCGCACCTTTATTTCGGTTCTCCCCGTGGCGGAGGCCGCTGAGTAA
- a CDS encoding GNAT family N-acetyltransferase encodes MLDKTWSQPVVAAERFVMRPLRKSDAGLISMYAADKRVALGTRSIPHPLPPGSTEAFIERALKEDRSEDVWAIDGSDFGSSEVMGIISLERMERSQSEIFYWVAPAFWNTGVATAAVQAMVAANPHGAATLFAEVFQDAPGSARVLTNCGFEYLGDAEAFSVARNSKVPTWTYTLKMTR; translated from the coding sequence ATGTTGGATAAAACGTGGTCTCAACCTGTCGTTGCGGCAGAGCGTTTCGTGATGCGTCCGCTGCGCAAGTCCGATGCAGGTCTGATCTCTATGTATGCGGCGGACAAGCGCGTGGCACTTGGCACACGCTCGATCCCGCATCCTTTGCCGCCGGGCAGCACCGAAGCCTTTATCGAGCGTGCGCTCAAAGAGGACCGGAGCGAGGATGTCTGGGCGATCGACGGTTCGGATTTCGGTTCATCCGAGGTGATGGGCATCATCAGCCTCGAGCGGATGGAGCGCAGTCAGAGCGAGATCTTCTATTGGGTCGCGCCTGCCTTCTGGAACACGGGTGTAGCAACGGCTGCGGTTCAGGCCATGGTCGCAGCAAATCCGCACGGGGCGGCGACGCTCTTTGCCGAAGTGTTTCAGGATGCACCCGGATCGGCGCGTGTCCTGACCAATTGCGGGTTCGAATATCTGGGCGACGCCGAAGCCTTTTCGGTGGCGCGCAACAGCAAGGTCCCAACCTGGACCTATACGCTCAAGATGACGCGATAA